A portion of the Fusobacterium nucleatum genome contains these proteins:
- a CDS encoding C45 family autoproteolytic acyltransferase/hydolase produces the protein MYHSRWKNSHREAGLTYGDRLYKNNIIINFKSYLTKEKINYVEQVFDIYNEYYPEIIEEIKGFAEGQHTDFKIVFAFLVTMYVFTYDNYCSMLALTNKNCLVFARNSDFLVDIKKVSDSTFYKLNSNFSFIGNTTAMIQMEDGINEKGLACGLTFVYPTVKNYGFNAGFLIRYILEKCETTEQAVDFLNKVPIGSSQNIIIIDRFRNLAVAELNSSHKTIRINEANVVYRTNHFIEQTMLKYKYLGDDDVFSHLRYKTLNSQNYTEFNLSGIFELLKGKNGFICQYDKTKKFDTIWSSVFDIKNKVIYRCEGNPKQKKFIIDKRLKFSF, from the coding sequence ATGTATCATTCAAGATGGAAAAATAGCCATAGAGAAGCAGGACTTACCTATGGAGATAGATTATATAAAAATAATATTATTATTAACTTCAAATCTTATTTAACTAAAGAAAAAATAAATTATGTAGAGCAAGTTTTTGATATTTACAATGAATATTATCCTGAAATAATTGAAGAAATAAAAGGATTTGCTGAAGGACAACATACAGATTTTAAAATAGTATTTGCTTTTTTAGTAACTATGTATGTTTTTACTTATGATAATTATTGTTCAATGCTTGCATTAACAAATAAAAATTGTTTAGTTTTTGCTAGAAATAGTGATTTTTTAGTTGATATCAAAAAGGTTTCTGATAGCACCTTTTATAAATTAAATTCAAATTTTTCATTTATTGGAAATACCACAGCAATGATACAAATGGAAGATGGAATAAATGAAAAAGGTCTTGCTTGTGGATTAACTTTTGTATATCCAACAGTCAAAAACTATGGTTTCAATGCAGGTTTTTTGATTAGATATATACTTGAAAAGTGTGAAACTACAGAACAAGCAGTTGATTTTTTAAATAAAGTTCCAATTGGTTCATCACAAAATATTATCATAATTGATCGTTTTAGAAATTTGGCAGTAGCTGAATTAAATAGTTCTCATAAAACCATTAGAATTAATGAGGCTAATGTTGTATATAGGACAAATCATTTCATTGAACAAACTATGTTAAAGTATAAATACCTTGGAGATGATGATGTTTTTTCTCATCTTAGGTATAAAACATTAAATTCACAAAATTACACAGAATTTAATTTATCTGGTATTTTTGAATTATTGAAAGGAAAAAATGGCTTTATATGTCAATATGATAAAACAAAGAAATTTGATACAATTTGGTCATCTGTTTTTGATATAAAGAATAAAGTTATTTATAGATGTGAGGGAAATCCAAAACAAAAAAAATTTATTATTGATAAAAGATTAAAATTTTCTTTTTAA
- a CDS encoding pyridoxamine 5'-phosphate oxidase family protein: MRRKDREILDEVKIDKFIRNCDCCRIGFYDKENDEVYIVPLNFGYSNIDNKRVFYFHGAKEGRKIDLISKTNKVTFEMDSNHELIVGKMACNYSERYQCVMGTGLISFVEDKEEKAMALNEIMFQNMGKKDWDFPEPMLNGVAVFKIEVTSLSCKEHL, translated from the coding sequence ATGAGAAGAAAAGATAGAGAAATTTTAGATGAAGTAAAAATAGATAAATTTATAAGGAATTGTGATTGTTGTAGAATAGGTTTCTATGATAAAGAAAATGATGAAGTCTATATTGTCCCATTAAATTTTGGGTATTCTAATATAGATAATAAAAGAGTTTTTTATTTTCATGGAGCAAAAGAAGGAAGAAAAATTGATTTAATTTCAAAAACTAATAAGGTTACATTTGAAATGGACAGTAATCATGAGCTTATAGTAGGAAAGATGGCTTGTAATTACTCTGAAAGATATCAATGTGTTATGGGAACAGGTTTAATTTCATTTGTGGAAGATAAGGAAGAAAAAGCAATGGCTTTAAATGAAATTATGTTTCAAAATATGGGGAAAAAAGATTGGGATTTTCCAGAACCTATGCTTAATGGTGTTGCAGTGTTTAAAATTGAAGTTACAAGTTTAAGTTGTAAAGAACATTTATAA
- a CDS encoding flavodoxin domain-containing protein has translation MNKINIVYYTFTGNTLRMVKAFEKGLQEANVPFKSYSIVELKDDNEVFDCEILALASPANQTEEIEKNYFQPFMERNAKKFKDRKIYLFGTFGWGSGKFMSNWIKQVEELGAKIVELPMACKGSPNSETKEKLANMAKKIATM, from the coding sequence ATGAATAAGATAAATATTGTTTATTATACTTTCACAGGAAATACTTTAAGAATGGTTAAGGCTTTTGAAAAGGGACTTCAAGAAGCTAATGTTCCTTTTAAGTCATATAGTATTGTTGAACTAAAAGATGATAATGAGGTTTTTGATTGTGAAATCTTAGCCTTAGCTTCTCCTGCAAACCAAACAGAAGAAATTGAAAAAAATTATTTCCAACCTTTTATGGAAAGAAATGCTAAAAAATTTAAAGATAGAAAAATTTATCTTTTTGGTACTTTTGGTTGGGGTAGTGGGAAATTTATGAGTAACTGGATAAAACAAGTTGAAGAACTAGGAGCAAAAATTGTTGAATTACCTATGGCTTGTAAAGGTAGCCCAAATTCTGAAACTAAGGAAAAATTAGCTAATATGGCAAAGAAAATCGCTACTATGTAA
- a CDS encoding IS1182-like element ISFnu2 family transposase: MIKSTNNNRFFKFFQPKLFYINKDIDKDDPVRLFSTILEEMDFSNLMQVFPNKTKVHPVNMFAIIIYAYSRGIYSTRDIEYLCKDSQRAQYLLNSHNIPDYSTIARFLSKATDVIHELFTQFVEKLFKLSEISTETIYIDGTKIEAYANKYSFVWKKSTLKYKERLEENILELIDDFNRYFNKDLDNIFGVFSYLENLNIQKVHGKGKRKNKEQVLLEKAESFIERFEKYTNYLEILGERNSFSKIDKDATFMRMKEDYMRNGQLKPGYNLQIGVISEYIASYEIFHNPSDSKTLIPFLEKIKSQNIEIQNVVADAGYESLPNYEYLETNNYVSYIKPIYYEKSKTRKYKKDLNKVENLDYDEKENRLFRKDGLELEFLNYSKDKKSIYFKNPETEKIVRCNKEFRRLSKISKSNIETEIGKQLRMNRSIQVEGAFAVLKEDMKLRKLKVRGKESAKREIGLFCIAYNFNRYLAKLIRKKQGVILHPLKTA, translated from the coding sequence ATGATAAAGTCAACCAATAATAACAGATTTTTTAAGTTTTTTCAACCTAAACTTTTTTACATTAATAAAGATATTGATAAAGATGATCCTGTTAGGCTGTTTAGCACCATTCTGGAGGAAATGGATTTTTCTAATTTAATGCAAGTATTCCCTAACAAAACTAAGGTACATCCTGTTAATATGTTTGCCATAATTATCTATGCTTACTCAAGAGGAATTTATTCTACTAGAGATATTGAGTATCTTTGTAAAGATAGCCAAAGAGCTCAATATTTATTAAATTCACATAATATCCCTGATTATTCCACTATTGCGCGCTTTCTTTCAAAAGCTACTGATGTTATCCATGAGTTGTTCACTCAATTTGTAGAGAAGCTTTTTAAATTAAGTGAAATTTCTACTGAAACTATTTACATTGATGGTACTAAAATAGAAGCTTATGCTAATAAATATAGTTTTGTTTGGAAGAAATCCACTTTAAAATATAAAGAAAGACTTGAAGAGAATATATTAGAGTTAATTGATGACTTTAATAGATATTTTAATAAAGATTTAGATAATATTTTTGGTGTTTTTTCATATTTAGAAAATTTAAATATTCAAAAAGTACATGGTAAAGGTAAAAGAAAAAATAAAGAACAGGTATTGTTAGAAAAAGCAGAATCATTTATTGAAAGATTTGAAAAATACACAAATTATCTAGAAATTTTAGGTGAAAGAAATAGTTTTTCTAAAATAGATAAAGATGCAACATTTATGAGAATGAAGGAAGATTACATGCGCAATGGTCAATTGAAACCAGGATATAATCTTCAAATTGGAGTTATTAGTGAATATATAGCTTCTTATGAAATTTTTCATAATCCTTCAGACTCTAAAACTCTAATTCCATTTCTTGAAAAAATTAAGTCTCAAAATATTGAAATTCAAAATGTTGTGGCTGATGCTGGTTATGAAAGTCTTCCTAACTATGAATACTTAGAAACTAATAATTATGTATCATACATAAAACCAATATACTATGAAAAATCAAAGACAAGAAAGTATAAAAAAGATTTGAATAAAGTAGAGAATTTAGATTATGATGAAAAAGAAAATAGATTATTTAGAAAAGATGGACTAGAATTAGAATTTCTCAACTATTCAAAAGATAAAAAGTCAATATATTTTAAAAATCCAGAAACAGAAAAGATAGTGAGATGTAATAAAGAATTTAGAAGATTATCAAAGATATCAAAAAGTAACATTGAAACTGAAATAGGAAAGCAACTTAGGATGAATAGAAGTATTCAAGTAGAAGGAGCTTTTGCAGTATTAAAAGAAGATATGAAATTGCGCAAATTAAAAGTTAGAGGAAAAGAGAGTGCAAAGAGAGAGATAGGACTATTTTGTATAGCCTATAATTTTAATAGATACCTTGCAAAATTAATTAGAAAAAAGCAAGGAGTAATATTGCATCCATTAAAAACAGCTTAA
- a CDS encoding toxin-antitoxin system YwqK family antitoxin, whose protein sequence is MKKLLLGLFLVSSVLAFSARVIKSTEAVVKNNVIYVGQEKSPYTGVIETYNEKGVLEAKADIKNGQMDGSSKIYYPSGKLQSEATFKNNVQVGVQKDYTEDGKLKLELPYKNGKLDGVVKSYYPNGKIEIEEPYKNGERDGVAKAYDENGKVVQQATFKNGKQIK, encoded by the coding sequence ATGAAAAAATTATTATTAGGTTTATTTTTAGTGAGTTCAGTATTAGCGTTCTCAGCAAGAGTGATAAAATCGACGGAAGCTGTAGTTAAAAACAATGTTATATATGTCGGGCAAGAAAAATCACCATATACAGGAGTGATTGAAACTTATAATGAAAAAGGAGTTTTAGAAGCAAAAGCTGACATTAAAAATGGTCAAATGGATGGTTCATCAAAAATATATTATCCAAGTGGAAAATTACAAAGTGAAGCAACATTTAAAAATAATGTACAAGTAGGAGTACAAAAAGATTATACAGAAGATGGAAAATTAAAATTAGAACTTCCTTATAAAAATGGAAAACTAGATGGAGTAGTAAAAAGCTATTATCCAAATGGAAAGATAGAAATTGAAGAACCTTATAAGAATGGTGAAAGAGATGGAGTAGCTAAGGCTTATGATGAAAATGGAAAAGTAGTTCAACAAGCAACATTTAAAAATGGAAAACAAATAAAATAA
- a CDS encoding toxin-antitoxin system YwqK family antitoxin codes for MKKLLLGLFLISSALTFSARVVKSTETVLKDNLIYVGEETTPYTGVIETYNEQGILVVKDEFKNGLRDGSSKKYFLNGGKVSIEATFSNGIQVGVEKSYYESGELLSECSYKNGKMDGIAKIYYQNGQVEIEDPYKNGERNGVIKVYDENGKLVRQATFKNGKQIK; via the coding sequence ATGAAAAAATTATTATTAGGTTTATTTTTAATAAGTTCAGCACTAACATTTTCAGCAAGAGTAGTAAAATCAACAGAAACAGTACTTAAAGATAATCTTATATATGTAGGAGAAGAAACAACTCCATATACAGGAGTAATTGAAACTTATAATGAACAAGGAATTTTAGTAGTAAAAGATGAATTTAAAAATGGACTAAGAGATGGTTCATCAAAAAAATATTTTCTAAATGGTGGTAAAGTGTCAATTGAAGCAACATTTTCAAATGGAATTCAAGTAGGAGTAGAAAAAAGTTATTACGAAAGTGGAGAATTACTTTCAGAATGTTCATATAAAAATGGGAAAATGGATGGAATTGCAAAAATTTATTACCAAAATGGACAAGTTGAAATAGAAGACCCTTATAAGAATGGTGAAAGAAATGGAGTAATTAAGGTTTATGATGAAAATGGAAAATTAGTTCGCCAAGCGACATTTAAGAATGGAAAACAAATAAAATAG
- a CDS encoding toxin-antitoxin system YwqK family antitoxin — protein sequence MKKLLAGLLLVSSVLSFGAAQRVPLEKLVGNGDGELLYLEGEQKPYSGEVERKYPNGKLLGVATLKDGKLEGKAYEYYENGKVKREETYVNGKANGPAKSYHENGKVEYETNFKNSKREGIEKAYSKTGVLLSEVPFKNDNATGLVKLYNEQTGKLEYETNVVNGVRNGLSKKFYPNGKLLSEVVFKNDKEEGIMKAYYENGKLQGEATYKNGQLDGVVKMYDETGKIVDQATFKNGKQVK from the coding sequence ATGAAAAAGTTGTTAGCAGGGTTATTATTAGTAAGCTCAGTGTTATCTTTTGGGGCAGCACAAAGAGTTCCATTAGAAAAATTAGTAGGTAATGGAGATGGAGAATTACTATATCTTGAAGGGGAACAAAAACCTTATTCAGGAGAAGTTGAAAGAAAATATCCAAATGGAAAACTTCTTGGAGTTGCTACATTAAAAGATGGAAAATTAGAAGGAAAGGCTTACGAATACTATGAAAATGGGAAAGTAAAAAGAGAAGAAACTTATGTAAATGGAAAAGCTAATGGACCAGCAAAATCATACCATGAAAATGGAAAAGTGGAATATGAAACAAATTTTAAAAATAGCAAAAGAGAAGGAATAGAAAAAGCCTATTCAAAAACAGGAGTTTTACTATCAGAAGTTCCATTTAAAAATGATAATGCAACTGGGCTTGTAAAATTATATAATGAACAAACAGGAAAATTAGAATATGAAACTAATGTAGTTAATGGAGTAAGAAATGGGTTATCTAAAAAATTCTATCCAAATGGAAAGTTATTAAGTGAAGTAGTTTTCAAAAATGATAAAGAAGAAGGAATTATGAAGGCTTATTATGAAAATGGAAAATTACAAGGAGAAGCAACATATAAAAATGGTCAATTAGATGGAGTAGTTAAAATGTATGATGAAACAGGAAAAATAGTTGACCAAGCAACATTTAAGAATGGAAAACAAGTAAAATAG
- the yfcC gene encoding putative basic amino acid antiporter YfcC, translating to MKKIKMPDTFVIIFFVVIFASLLTYIVPVGKFEMQEVTYVTNTGAEKTRNVPVPGSFSYELDDKGNELKKGIKIFEPGGEVGVTNYVFEGLASGDKWGTAVGIVAFLLVVGGAFGIILKTGAVESGIYSMISKSKGSELVLIPVIFILFSLGGAVFGMGEEAIPFAMLIIPIVIDMGYDSITGILITYISTQIGFATSWMNPFSVAVAQGVSGIPVLSGAGFRIFMWLFFTAFGVIYTIFYARKVKRNPESSIAYKTDGYFRDNFKSEEQGNREFKLGHKLIILVLILGMAWVVYGVVKEGYYLPEIATQFVIMGLIAGIIGVVFKLNNMSVNDIATSFRKGAEDMVGAALVIGMAKGIVLILGGTNADTPTILNTILNYVASALSNMSAAFCAWVMYIFQSVFNFFVVSGSGQAALTMPIMAPLSDLVGVTRQVAVLAFQLGDGFTNMIVPTSGILMAVLGIAKIEWGVWVKYQIKFQLILFALASCFIFFAVFTNFS from the coding sequence ATGAAAAAAATTAAAATGCCAGACACCTTTGTGATAATATTCTTTGTGGTCATTTTTGCATCTCTTTTAACTTATATAGTCCCTGTTGGGAAATTTGAAATGCAAGAAGTAACTTATGTAACTAATACAGGAGCAGAAAAAACAAGAAATGTACCAGTTCCAGGAAGTTTCTCTTATGAACTAGATGATAAGGGAAATGAATTGAAAAAAGGAATAAAAATATTTGAACCTGGTGGAGAAGTTGGAGTAACTAACTATGTATTTGAAGGACTAGCAAGTGGGGATAAATGGGGAACAGCAGTCGGAATTGTTGCCTTTCTTTTAGTTGTTGGTGGAGCTTTTGGAATAATTTTAAAAACAGGAGCTGTTGAAAGTGGAATATATAGTATGATTAGTAAGAGTAAGGGTTCAGAGCTTGTTCTCATACCTGTTATATTTATATTGTTCTCCTTAGGAGGAGCAGTTTTTGGAATGGGAGAAGAAGCAATACCTTTTGCAATGCTAATTATTCCAATTGTAATTGATATGGGTTATGACTCAATAACTGGAATTTTAATAACATATATTTCAACTCAAATAGGTTTTGCAACTTCTTGGATGAATCCATTTAGTGTTGCAGTTGCACAAGGAGTTTCAGGAATACCTGTGTTATCAGGAGCAGGATTTAGAATATTTATGTGGTTATTTTTCACTGCTTTTGGAGTTATATATACAATTTTCTATGCAAGAAAAGTTAAGAGAAATCCGGAATCTTCAATTGCATATAAGACAGATGGATATTTTAGAGATAATTTTAAATCAGAAGAACAAGGTAATAGAGAATTCAAGTTAGGACATAAATTAATTATATTAGTTTTAATTTTAGGAATGGCTTGGGTTGTATATGGAGTTGTAAAAGAAGGATATTATTTACCAGAAATAGCAACTCAATTTGTAATAATGGGATTGATAGCTGGAATAATTGGAGTAGTATTCAAATTAAATAATATGTCAGTAAATGATATAGCTACTTCATTTAGAAAAGGTGCAGAAGATATGGTTGGAGCTGCCTTAGTTATAGGTATGGCTAAGGGAATAGTTTTAATTTTAGGTGGAACAAATGCTGATACACCTACTATTTTAAATACTATTCTTAACTATGTTGCTTCAGCACTTAGCAATATGTCAGCTGCATTCTGTGCTTGGGTAATGTATATATTCCAATCAGTATTCAATTTCTTTGTTGTATCAGGTTCAGGGCAAGCAGCACTTACTATGCCAATAATGGCACCACTTTCAGATTTAGTTGGAGTTACAAGACAAGTTGCTGTTTTAGCTTTCCAATTAGGAGATGGATTTACAAATATGATAGTACCTACTTCTGGAATACTTATGGCAGTATTAGGAATTGCTAAGATTGAATGGGGAGTTTGGGTAAAATATCAAATTAAGTTCCAATTAATTTTATTTGCATTGGCTTCTTGTTTTATTTTCTTTGCAGTTTTCACAAACTTCTCTTAG
- a CDS encoding SpoVG family protein, with protein MKVTNVKIKKVDGDKFDRLRAYVDVTLDDCLVIHGLKLMQGEQGMFVAMPSRKMRNEEFKDIVHPICPELRNDITKVVQEKYFALDQEQEAVI; from the coding sequence ATGAAAGTTACAAATGTAAAAATTAAAAAAGTTGATGGAGATAAGTTTGATAGACTAAGAGCATATGTTGATGTAACACTTGATGATTGCTTAGTTATTCATGGTTTGAAATTGATGCAAGGAGAACAAGGTATGTTTGTAGCTATGCCATCGAGAAAAATGCGTAATGAAGAGTTTAAAGATATTGTTCACCCTATATGTCCTGAATTAAGAAATGATATTACAAAAGTAGTTCAAGAAAAATACTTTGCATTGGATCAAGAACAAGAAGCAGTAATTTAG
- the ispE gene encoding 4-(cytidine 5'-diphospho)-2-C-methyl-D-erythritol kinase, with amino-acid sequence MRISLNKYKIFSNAKINIGLNVFQKESDGYHNIDSIMAPIDLSDEMDVTFYSDLGDLKIECSDKSIPTDERNILYKTYKIFFEESKKEKEKIDIILKKNIPSEAGLGGGSSNAGFFLKLLNKHYGNVYNEKELEKLAMRVGSDVPFFIKNKTARVGGKGNRVDLVENNLKDSIILIKPLDFGVSTKEAYESFDNLKEVKYADFDKIIKNLKEGNRIALESNIENSLEQGILETDTNIKMLKMTLNSVVSGKKFFMSGSGSTYYTFVTELEKSQIETRLKTFVDNVKIIICKTIN; translated from the coding sequence ATGAGGATTTCTTTGAATAAGTATAAGATATTTTCAAATGCTAAAATTAATATAGGTTTAAATGTTTTTCAAAAAGAGAGTGATGGCTATCATAATATTGATTCTATAATGGCTCCTATTGATTTATCTGATGAAATGGATGTAACATTTTATTCAGACTTAGGAGATTTAAAAATTGAATGTTCTGATAAGAGTATTCCTACTGATGAAAGAAATATTTTGTATAAAACATATAAAATATTTTTTGAAGAAAGTAAAAAAGAAAAGGAAAAAATTGATATTATCTTAAAAAAAAATATACCATCTGAAGCTGGCTTAGGTGGAGGAAGTTCTAATGCAGGCTTTTTCTTGAAACTTTTAAATAAACATTATGGAAATGTCTATAATGAAAAGGAATTAGAAAAACTAGCAATGAGAGTTGGAAGTGATGTTCCATTCTTTATTAAAAATAAGACAGCTAGGGTTGGTGGAAAAGGAAATAGAGTAGACTTAGTAGAAAATAACCTTAAAGATTCAATAATTTTGATAAAACCATTAGATTTTGGTGTATCCACAAAAGAAGCCTATGAGAGTTTTGATAACTTAAAAGAAGTTAAATATGCTGATTTTGATAAGATTATTAAGAATCTAAAAGAAGGTAATAGAATTGCTTTGGAAAGTAATATAGAGAACAGTTTAGAACAAGGAATTTTAGAAACAGATACAAATATAAAAATGTTGAAAATGACATTAAATTCAGTTGTATCTGGGAAAAAATTTTTTATGTCAGGGAGTGGGAGTACATACTACACATTTGTTACAGAACTTGAGAAATCCCAAATTGAAACAAGATTAAAAACTTTTGTTGATAATGTAAAGATTATTATATGTAAAACAATAAACTAA
- a CDS encoding RNA-binding S4 domain-containing protein — protein sequence MRLDKFLKVSRIIKRRPIAKLVVDGGKVKLDGKVVKAAAEVKVGQILEIEYYNKYFKFEILQVPLGNVSKDKTSDLVKLIETKGLDIEINLDKDEDFFE from the coding sequence ATGAGGTTAGATAAATTTTTAAAAGTTAGTAGAATTATTAAAAGAAGACCCATTGCAAAGCTTGTTGTAGATGGAGGCAAAGTAAAATTAGATGGAAAGGTTGTAAAAGCAGCTGCTGAAGTAAAAGTAGGGCAAATTTTAGAAATAGAATACTATAATAAGTATTTTAAATTTGAAATTTTACAAGTTCCATTAGGAAATGTATCTAAAGATAAGACAAGTGATTTAGTAAAACTAATTGAAACAAAAGGTTTAGACATTGAAATTAATTTAGATAAGGATGAGGATTTCTTTGAATAA